From Deltaproteobacteria bacterium GWC2_65_14, one genomic window encodes:
- a CDS encoding starch synthase — MRVLVVSSEIVPFAKTGGLADVTGALPKALRRIGVEADCILPLYRAVDRERFPLVPEGTSVRVPVGHREETGTILKTDAGEGVGAYLVRNDRYFDREFLYATKDGDYVDNCERFAFFCRAVLEWLVQSGRRYDILHCNDWQTGLIPAYLRTIYSHGGETLSAAATVFTVHNLGYQGLFWNHDLPMTGLSWDLFTPKGVEFYGKLNLLKAGLVFADVLSTVSDTYSREIQTPEYGHGLEGVLYERREDLYGILNGVAYEDWDPRTDPGIAAPFFREDLSGKALCRADLLREFGWMEDTGDPVIGLVGRLTAQKGFDLLETIGDWLAEQPMRLVILGTGERNYELAMESLGRRHPGRISVRLAFDNRLAHKIEAGADIFLMPSRYEPCGLNQIYSMKYGTVPVVRNTGGLADTVVDADRDPGRGTGFAFDRYDGQELKEAISRALAAYADRKRWKAIVLRGMEQDFSWDASARRYADLYAKALRKRGLKA, encoded by the coding sequence ATGAGAGTGCTCGTCGTATCCTCGGAGATCGTGCCGTTCGCCAAGACCGGCGGACTGGCCGACGTGACGGGAGCGCTCCCCAAGGCGCTCCGGAGGATCGGGGTGGAGGCCGACTGCATCCTTCCCCTCTACCGCGCCGTCGACCGGGAGCGGTTCCCCCTCGTCCCGGAAGGTACGTCCGTGCGGGTTCCGGTGGGGCACCGGGAGGAGACGGGGACGATCCTCAAGACCGACGCGGGGGAAGGGGTCGGCGCCTACCTCGTGCGGAACGACCGGTATTTCGACCGGGAATTCCTCTATGCCACCAAGGACGGCGACTACGTCGACAACTGCGAGCGGTTCGCCTTCTTCTGCCGGGCGGTGCTGGAGTGGCTCGTCCAGTCGGGGCGGCGGTACGACATCCTCCACTGCAACGACTGGCAGACCGGGCTGATCCCGGCCTACCTCAGGACGATCTATTCCCACGGGGGGGAGACGCTCTCCGCGGCCGCGACGGTTTTCACCGTCCACAACCTCGGGTACCAGGGGCTGTTCTGGAACCACGACCTTCCGATGACGGGGCTCTCCTGGGACCTGTTCACCCCCAAGGGGGTGGAGTTCTACGGGAAGCTGAACCTGCTGAAGGCGGGGCTGGTCTTCGCCGACGTCCTCTCCACCGTGAGCGACACCTACAGCCGGGAGATCCAGACGCCCGAGTACGGCCACGGGCTGGAGGGGGTTCTCTACGAGCGGAGGGAGGATCTCTACGGGATCCTGAACGGCGTCGCCTACGAGGACTGGGACCCCCGGACCGACCCCGGGATCGCTGCCCCCTTCTTTCGGGAGGACCTCTCCGGGAAGGCGCTCTGCCGCGCCGACCTTCTCCGGGAGTTCGGGTGGATGGAGGATACGGGCGACCCGGTGATCGGGCTGGTCGGGCGGCTGACGGCCCAGAAGGGATTCGACCTCCTCGAGACGATCGGCGACTGGCTCGCGGAGCAGCCGATGCGGCTGGTGATTCTGGGGACGGGCGAGCGGAACTACGAGCTGGCGATGGAGAGCCTGGGACGTCGGCACCCGGGCCGCATCTCCGTGCGGCTGGCCTTCGACAACCGGCTGGCGCACAAGATCGAGGCGGGGGCCGACATCTTCCTGATGCCCTCCCGGTACGAGCCGTGCGGGCTGAACCAGATCTACAGCATGAAGTACGGGACCGTCCCCGTCGTGCGGAACACGGGGGGTCTGGCCGACACGGTGGTCGACGCCGACCGCGATCCCGGGAGGGGGACGGGGTTCGCCTTCGACCGGTACGACGGGCAGGAGCTGAAGGAGGCGATCTCGCGGGCCCTGGCGGCCTACGCGGACCGGAAACGGTGGAAGGCGATCGTCCTCCGGGGGATGGAACAGGACTTTTCCTGGGACGCCTCCGCCCGCCGGTATGCCGACCTCTATGCGAAGGCGCTCCGGAAGCGGGGCCTGAAGGCCTGA
- a CDS encoding aminofutalosine synthase MqnE, with protein sequence MEPSLRDIRDKVEAGRRLSGEDALRLFRTRDVHTVGEMADFANRRKNGDRVYFIVNRHINPTNVCVNRCRFCAFSKSREEPLAYTMTMDEILRRADEAREQNATELHIVGGLHPDLPFDFYLSMLRTLSERHPGMHIQGFTAVEIDYFSRISGLPLDEVIRRLKEAGLGSLPGGGAEIFAPEIRNAICPEKIPGERWLEVMEAVHAAGLRSNATMLYGHVETLESRVDHLQRLRELQDRTGGFQAFIPLAFHPKNTEIAKGYTTGLEDLLSLAVARLFLDNFSHVKSFWIMVGPKIAQISLHFGVDDIDGTVVEERITHAAGAQAGMAMTVSELVAMIRQAGRVPVERDTLYNVIREWPAEEAR encoded by the coding sequence ATGGAACCCTCGTTACGGGACATTCGGGATAAGGTCGAAGCCGGGCGGCGGCTTTCCGGGGAGGATGCGCTGCGACTCTTCCGGACGCGCGACGTCCACACGGTGGGGGAGATGGCCGACTTCGCCAACCGGCGGAAGAACGGCGACCGGGTCTACTTCATCGTGAATCGGCACATCAACCCGACGAACGTCTGCGTGAACCGGTGCAGGTTCTGCGCGTTTTCCAAGAGCAGGGAGGAGCCGCTCGCCTACACCATGACGATGGACGAGATCCTGCGGCGGGCGGACGAGGCGAGGGAGCAGAACGCGACCGAACTGCACATCGTGGGGGGGCTCCATCCGGACCTCCCGTTCGACTTCTATCTCTCGATGCTGCGGACCCTTTCGGAGCGGCACCCCGGGATGCACATCCAGGGGTTCACCGCCGTCGAGATCGACTACTTCTCCCGGATCTCCGGCCTTCCCCTGGACGAGGTGATCCGCCGGCTGAAGGAGGCGGGGCTGGGGAGCCTCCCCGGGGGCGGGGCGGAGATCTTCGCTCCCGAGATCCGCAACGCCATCTGCCCGGAGAAGATCCCGGGGGAGCGGTGGCTCGAGGTGATGGAGGCGGTGCACGCCGCGGGGCTGCGGAGCAACGCGACGATGCTCTACGGCCACGTGGAGACCCTCGAGTCGCGGGTGGACCACCTGCAGAGGCTGCGGGAGCTGCAGGACCGCACCGGGGGGTTCCAGGCCTTCATCCCGCTGGCCTTCCACCCGAAAAACACGGAGATCGCCAAGGGATACACGACGGGGCTGGAGGACCTGCTCTCCCTCGCGGTGGCGCGTCTCTTCCTCGACAACTTTTCCCACGTGAAGTCGTTCTGGATCATGGTGGGCCCGAAGATCGCGCAGATCTCCCTCCACTTCGGGGTGGACGACATCGACGGGACGGTAGTCGAGGAGAGGATCACCCATGCCGCCGGCGCGCAGGCCGGGATGGCGATGACGGTCTCGGAGCTGGTGGCCATGATCCGGCAGGCGGGGCGGGTCCCGGTGGAGCGGGACACCCTCTATAACGTGATCCGCGAATGGCCGGCGGAGGAGGCCCGGTGA
- a CDS encoding 2-isopropylmalate synthase: MAERVYIFDTTLRDGEQVPGAKLAKEEKVKIARQLATLGVDIIEAGFPASSPGDFESVQAVAKEVRGPVITGLARAVKKDIDTLWEAVKIAKRPRIHTFLGTSDIHIQKKFRSDREKILQWCVDTVKYACSLCPDVEFSTEDAARTDFEYLCRTVEAVVKAGARTINVPDTVGYATPQEMADRVRRLKEKVPALDKVILSMHCHNDLGLATANTLAGILAGARQAEVTVNGIGERAGNAALEEVAMAIRTRKDVFRNLYTGLNTKEIMKTSKMVSALMGLPVQRNKAIVGMNAFAHSSGIHQDGIIKDRSTYEIVRPEDVGGSAHSFTLTARSGRAALKHHISGMGHKLSEGQLDAIYEKFLVLADKKKEVMVEDLEILVQEELFKVPETYRLEHVQILSSTEATPMAAIRLRRGDEVIEEAATGNGPIEAAYKCIERVVGRNFRLINFGLSAVTSGKDAIGEATVRIQDNGTIFAGAASSTDIIEAAVKAYVNAINRWVADQEKTKSARKTGKRKGGRKAAIASP, translated from the coding sequence ATGGCAGAACGGGTCTACATCTTCGACACGACGTTGCGGGACGGCGAGCAGGTGCCGGGCGCGAAGCTGGCGAAGGAGGAGAAGGTCAAGATCGCCCGGCAGCTGGCGACGCTGGGGGTGGACATCATCGAGGCGGGATTCCCCGCCTCCTCACCCGGCGATTTCGAATCGGTCCAGGCGGTCGCGAAGGAGGTCCGGGGGCCGGTCATCACGGGACTGGCGCGGGCGGTCAAGAAGGACATCGACACCCTGTGGGAGGCGGTGAAAATCGCCAAGCGCCCGCGGATCCACACCTTCCTGGGCACCTCGGACATCCACATCCAGAAGAAGTTCCGGTCCGACCGGGAGAAGATCCTCCAGTGGTGCGTGGACACGGTGAAGTATGCCTGCTCCCTCTGCCCCGACGTGGAGTTCTCCACGGAGGACGCCGCCCGCACCGACTTCGAGTATCTCTGCCGGACCGTGGAGGCGGTCGTGAAGGCGGGAGCCCGGACGATCAACGTCCCGGACACGGTGGGATACGCCACCCCCCAGGAGATGGCCGACCGGGTCCGCCGCCTGAAAGAGAAGGTCCCCGCGCTCGACAAGGTGATCCTCTCGATGCACTGCCACAACGATCTGGGTCTGGCCACGGCGAACACGCTGGCCGGGATCCTCGCGGGGGCCCGGCAGGCCGAGGTGACGGTGAACGGAATCGGGGAGCGCGCGGGAAACGCCGCCCTCGAGGAGGTGGCGATGGCGATCCGCACCCGGAAGGACGTCTTCCGGAACCTCTACACGGGGCTGAACACGAAGGAGATCATGAAGACGAGCAAGATGGTCTCGGCGCTCATGGGGCTGCCGGTCCAGCGGAACAAGGCGATCGTCGGCATGAACGCCTTCGCCCACTCCTCCGGCATCCATCAGGACGGGATCATCAAGGACCGCTCGACGTACGAGATCGTCCGGCCCGAAGACGTCGGCGGGTCGGCCCACTCCTTCACCCTCACCGCGCGATCCGGCCGGGCGGCCCTCAAGCACCACATCTCGGGGATGGGGCACAAGCTCTCCGAGGGGCAGCTGGACGCGATCTACGAGAAGTTCCTCGTGCTGGCGGACAAGAAGAAGGAGGTGATGGTCGAGGACCTCGAGATCCTCGTGCAGGAGGAGCTCTTCAAGGTCCCGGAGACCTACCGGCTGGAGCATGTCCAGATCCTCTCCAGCACGGAGGCCACGCCGATGGCCGCCATCCGCCTCCGGCGGGGCGACGAGGTGATCGAGGAGGCCGCAACAGGGAACGGGCCGATCGAGGCCGCCTACAAGTGCATCGAGCGGGTCGTGGGGAGGAACTTCCGGCTGATCAACTTCGGGCTCTCCGCGGTCACCTCGGGAAAGGACGCCATCGGGGAGGCGACGGTCCGGATCCAGGACAACGGGACGATCTTCGCCGGGGCCGCCTCCTCCACCGACATCATCGAGGCGGCGGTGAAGGCCTACGTCAACGCGATCAACCGGTGGGTCGCCGATCAGGAGAAGACGAAGTCGGCCCGGAAGACGGGGAAGAGAAAAGGCGGAAGGAAGGCGGCCATCGCGTCACCGTAG
- a CDS encoding galactose-1-phosphate uridylyltransferase: MTELRKDPIVGRWVIISTERGKRPHDFPQEKPERREGLCPLCPGAERMTPPEILTYRGNGDGWTLRVVPNKFPALRIEGDLGKAGDGVYDRMNGIGAHEVVIETERHDLDLFDMPEERIGDVFRAYRERMIDLKQDRRFKSVIVFKNHGSAAGASLSHSHSQLIALPVIPKRVMEEMSGCRDYFRFRDRCLFCDIIVQEMEHKVRIVEESGEFLAYSPYAPRFPFETWIVPKRHQCAYEMIEEDQIRPLAAIFRRTLRRLNLALENPPFNFIVHSAAFLEHAAEFYHWHIEIMPKLTKVAGFEWGSGFYINPTPPEEAAKYLRELPE; this comes from the coding sequence ATGACGGAGCTTCGGAAAGACCCCATCGTGGGCCGCTGGGTCATCATCTCCACCGAGCGGGGGAAGCGCCCCCACGACTTCCCCCAGGAGAAGCCCGAACGCAGGGAGGGGCTGTGCCCCCTCTGCCCCGGGGCGGAGCGGATGACTCCCCCGGAAATCCTGACCTACCGGGGGAACGGGGACGGATGGACCCTCCGGGTCGTCCCGAACAAGTTCCCGGCGCTGCGGATCGAGGGGGATCTCGGGAAGGCCGGGGACGGGGTCTACGACCGGATGAACGGGATCGGGGCCCACGAGGTCGTGATCGAGACCGAGCGGCACGACCTGGACCTCTTCGACATGCCCGAGGAGCGGATCGGCGACGTGTTCCGGGCCTACCGGGAGCGGATGATCGACCTGAAGCAGGACCGCCGGTTCAAGTCGGTCATCGTCTTCAAGAACCACGGCTCCGCCGCCGGGGCCTCCCTCTCGCACAGCCACTCCCAGCTGATCGCGCTCCCCGTCATCCCGAAGCGGGTGATGGAGGAGATGTCCGGCTGCCGGGACTACTTCCGGTTCCGGGACCGGTGCCTCTTCTGCGACATCATCGTCCAGGAAATGGAGCATAAGGTCCGGATCGTCGAGGAGAGCGGGGAATTCCTCGCCTACAGCCCTTACGCGCCCCGGTTTCCCTTCGAGACCTGGATCGTCCCAAAGCGCCACCAGTGCGCCTACGAGATGATCGAGGAGGACCAGATCCGGCCGCTGGCCGCCATCTTCCGGCGGACGCTGCGCAGGCTGAACCTCGCGCTGGAGAACCCCCCCTTCAACTTCATCGTCCACAGCGCCGCCTTCCTGGAGCATGCCGCGGAGTTCTACCACTGGCACATCGAGATCATGCCCAAGCTGACCAAGGTCGCCGGGTTCGAGTGGGGCTCCGGCTTCTACATCAACCCGACCCCCCCGGAGGAAGCGGCCAAGTATCTCCGGGAGCTGCCCGAGTAG
- a CDS encoding serine--tRNA ligase, with product MLDVKFVRDHLAEVAEALRKRRMNLTLEEFTELDRSRREALVAVEALRAERNAASEEIGKLRRQRQDASSLMERMKEVSARIKEMEAGLPGIELRMEEILLSIPNLPDPSVPEGEGEEDNQTVRTWGTPQAFSFPVRDHVDVGTALGILDFERAAKIAGARFCLMKGAGALLERALINFMLDVHTREHGYTEVLPPFLANSASFFGTGQLPKFEEDLFKIAGTDWYLVPTAEVPVTNIVRDEILPAGSLPLKMTAYTPCFRAEAGSHGKDVRGMIRQHQFNKVELVKVCRPEESWDELESLTADAEAILRRLGLPYRVVTLCTAELGFSAAKTYDIEVWLPSQDRYREISSCSNFTDFQARRAKIRFRDPATGKTRLAHTLNGSGLAVGRTVVAILENFQQEDGSVLVPEPLRPYMHGLERIGPA from the coding sequence ATGCTCGACGTGAAGTTCGTCCGGGACCATCTCGCAGAGGTCGCGGAGGCGCTTCGGAAGCGCCGCATGAACCTCACCCTCGAGGAGTTTACGGAGCTCGACCGGTCCCGGCGGGAGGCGCTGGTCGCCGTGGAGGCGCTGCGGGCGGAGCGCAACGCCGCCTCCGAGGAGATCGGGAAGCTGCGGCGGCAGAGGCAGGACGCCTCCTCCCTGATGGAGCGGATGAAGGAGGTCTCCGCCCGGATCAAGGAGATGGAGGCGGGGCTGCCCGGCATCGAGCTCCGGATGGAGGAAATTCTCCTGTCGATCCCGAACCTGCCCGATCCGTCGGTTCCCGAGGGGGAGGGGGAAGAGGACAACCAGACCGTCCGGACGTGGGGAACGCCCCAGGCTTTTTCCTTCCCGGTCCGGGATCATGTCGACGTCGGGACGGCGCTCGGCATCCTCGACTTCGAACGTGCCGCCAAGATCGCCGGGGCCCGCTTCTGCCTGATGAAGGGGGCAGGCGCGCTGCTGGAGCGGGCGCTGATAAACTTCATGCTCGACGTCCACACCCGGGAGCACGGCTACACGGAGGTGCTTCCCCCCTTCCTGGCGAACTCCGCCTCCTTCTTCGGGACGGGCCAGCTTCCCAAGTTCGAGGAGGACCTCTTCAAGATTGCGGGAACCGACTGGTACCTCGTCCCCACCGCCGAGGTACCGGTGACCAACATCGTCCGGGATGAGATCCTTCCCGCCGGATCGCTTCCCCTGAAGATGACCGCCTACACTCCCTGCTTCCGGGCCGAGGCCGGCTCGCACGGCAAGGATGTCCGGGGGATGATCCGGCAGCACCAGTTCAACAAGGTGGAGCTGGTCAAGGTCTGCCGCCCCGAGGAGTCGTGGGATGAGCTCGAGTCGCTCACCGCCGACGCGGAGGCTATCCTCCGGAGGCTGGGGCTGCCGTACCGGGTGGTGACGCTGTGCACCGCCGAACTGGGGTTTTCGGCCGCCAAGACCTACGACATCGAGGTGTGGCTGCCGTCGCAGGACCGGTACCGGGAGATCTCCTCCTGCAGCAACTTCACCGACTTCCAGGCCCGGCGGGCGAAGATCCGCTTCCGGGACCCCGCCACGGGGAAGACCCGGCTCGCGCACACCCTCAACGGCTCCGGCCTTGCCGTCGGCCGCACCGTGGTCGCCATCCTCGAGAACTTCCAGCAGGAGGACGGCTCCGTCCTCGTCCCTGAGCCGCTGCGCCCCTACATGCACGGCCTGGAGCGGATCGGCCCGGCCTGA
- a CDS encoding dehypoxanthine futalosine cyclase, whose protein sequence is MAGGGGPVTWRESLGRALEGSAAPEDAALLLREAPLFDLGRAADAVRRRIHPDGIVTYIVDRNVNYTNICVCACSFCAFYREKGAPDAYLLSDEGLSRKIEETLALGGTQILLQGGLHPDWGIEEAVRLVRAVKRHPIRLHGFSPPEIWHFASRSGIGVGEAISRLMEAGIDSIPGGGAEILDDEVRGLISPRKIGWKQWAAVMREAHRRGLPTSATMMFGSVETPEQVATHLVRVRDLQAETGGFTSFIPWTFQPGNTALSRDPRYGTGGGNGLGHPLGYLRVLAVSRLLLRNVSRLQVSWVTMGAKVAQLGLFFGGNDFGSTMIEENVVAAAGVSFRMSEEEIVATIRDAGFTPARREATSCST, encoded by the coding sequence ATGGCCGGCGGAGGAGGCCCGGTGACCTGGCGGGAATCGCTCGGGCGGGCGCTGGAGGGTTCCGCGGCTCCGGAGGATGCGGCTCTTCTCCTCCGGGAGGCGCCGCTGTTCGACCTGGGGCGCGCCGCCGACGCGGTCCGGCGGCGGATCCACCCGGACGGGATCGTCACCTACATCGTCGACCGGAACGTGAACTACACGAACATCTGCGTCTGCGCCTGCTCCTTCTGCGCCTTCTACCGGGAGAAGGGGGCCCCCGACGCCTATCTTCTCTCCGACGAGGGGCTGTCGAGGAAGATCGAGGAGACGCTGGCGCTCGGGGGGACGCAGATCCTCCTGCAGGGCGGCTTGCACCCCGACTGGGGGATCGAGGAGGCGGTCCGTCTCGTGCGCGCGGTGAAGCGGCACCCGATCCGGCTGCACGGCTTTTCCCCTCCCGAGATCTGGCACTTCGCGAGCCGCTCGGGGATCGGCGTCGGCGAGGCGATCTCCCGCCTCATGGAGGCCGGGATCGACTCGATCCCCGGCGGCGGAGCCGAGATCCTGGACGACGAGGTCCGCGGGCTCATCAGCCCGAGGAAGATCGGCTGGAAGCAGTGGGCGGCCGTCATGCGGGAGGCGCACCGCCGGGGGCTGCCCACCTCCGCGACGATGATGTTCGGCAGCGTCGAGACGCCGGAGCAGGTCGCGACGCACCTGGTAAGGGTCCGGGATCTGCAGGCGGAGACCGGGGGGTTCACCTCGTTTATTCCCTGGACCTTCCAGCCGGGAAACACCGCCCTCTCCCGGGATCCCCGATACGGGACAGGCGGAGGGAACGGGCTCGGCCACCCGCTCGGCTACCTCCGGGTCCTGGCCGTCTCCCGGCTCCTGCTCCGGAATGTCTCCCGGCTCCAGGTCTCCTGGGTGACGATGGGGGCCAAGGTGGCGCAGCTGGGGCTTTTCTTCGGCGGGAACGACTTCGGCAGCACGATGATCGAGGAGAACGTCGTGGCGGCGGCGGGGGTCTCCTTCCGGATGAGCGAGGAGGAGATCGTCGCGACGATCCGCGACGCGGGGTTTACCCCCGCCAGACGGGAGGCCACCTCATGCTCGACGTGA
- a CDS encoding RNA polymerase-binding protein DksA, giving the protein MDARVLEKCRGELQRQMDDLLAGAGKTVSDMTEVAEGNFPDPTDRALLESNRNFTLRLRDRERKLLAKIKEAMKRIDDGAFGTCDRCGGEIGEKRLTVRPVTTMCIDCKTDAEEEEAR; this is encoded by the coding sequence ATGGACGCAAGGGTCCTCGAAAAGTGCAGGGGGGAACTGCAGCGGCAGATGGACGACCTGCTGGCCGGTGCGGGGAAGACCGTCTCCGACATGACCGAGGTTGCCGAGGGGAACTTCCCCGACCCCACCGACCGCGCCCTCCTCGAGTCGAACCGGAATTTCACCCTCCGCCTGCGGGACCGGGAGCGCAAGCTCCTTGCGAAGATCAAGGAGGCGATGAAGCGGATCGACGACGGGGCCTTCGGGACCTGCGACCGGTGCGGGGGGGAGATCGGCGAGAAGCGCCTGACCGTCCGACCGGTCACCACGATGTGCATCGACTGCAAGACCGACGCCGAGGAGGAAGAGGCGCGGTGA